A single Caldalkalibacillus salinus DNA region contains:
- a CDS encoding ribokinase, with the protein MSHIVVVGSINMDLVVESNHFPRKGETLLGQTFSQIKGGKGANQAVAAARLGASVSMIGAVGEDAFGETLYTALEEEGIHMHGVRKVKEQTTGIAQITLAEQDNTILVVPGANKSCTPEWLAQHRQTLLQADIILLQLEIPLETVEATIKLAHEYFIPIILNPAPAQNISPHLLKKVTYLTPNETELQTLSSDQYLQSHGEKEMNENTHTDDSQSDQPEIDTTTQAAYQEKHRIERLLRHGVKYCIVTKGAKGVAFAYLDDGQMILRDCPSYKADVVDTTGAGDAFNAGFAVALAEDKPLDKAISFASAVAAEAVSQYGAQPGMPYRDQIDKHISENGCRP; encoded by the coding sequence ATGTCACACATCGTTGTTGTAGGAAGTATTAACATGGATTTAGTCGTCGAGTCCAACCATTTTCCCCGTAAAGGTGAGACGCTACTTGGGCAAACTTTTTCCCAAATAAAAGGAGGGAAAGGGGCTAATCAAGCGGTTGCTGCTGCTAGACTTGGCGCTTCCGTTTCAATGATTGGAGCAGTGGGTGAAGATGCCTTTGGAGAAACACTATACACCGCTCTAGAAGAAGAAGGTATTCATATGCATGGCGTACGCAAAGTAAAAGAGCAAACGACAGGTATTGCTCAAATCACGCTCGCAGAGCAGGATAATACCATCCTGGTTGTACCCGGGGCTAATAAGTCTTGTACGCCAGAGTGGCTAGCCCAGCATCGACAAACGCTATTGCAAGCGGATATCATTCTCCTTCAGTTAGAGATTCCTCTCGAAACGGTTGAAGCCACAATAAAGTTAGCCCATGAGTATTTTATTCCCATCATTCTTAATCCCGCACCAGCTCAAAACATTTCCCCCCATTTACTGAAAAAAGTGACCTATCTTACACCGAATGAAACTGAACTCCAAACGCTAAGCTCAGATCAGTATCTACAATCCCATGGAGAGAAAGAGATGAACGAAAACACACATACAGATGACTCACAATCTGATCAGCCGGAAATAGACACCACAACACAGGCTGCTTATCAGGAAAAGCATAGGATAGAAAGGCTCCTTCGTCACGGCGTTAAATACTGTATCGTCACAAAAGGGGCTAAAGGTGTGGCTTTTGCTTATTTAGATGATGGTCAAATGATTTTAAGGGACTGCCCTAGCTATAAAGCGGACGTCGTTGATACGACGGGGGCTGGCGATGCTTTCAATGCAGGATTCGCCGTCGCACTCGCTGAAGACAAGCCATTAGATAAAGCGATTTCTTTCGCCTCAGCCGTTGCAGCCGAAGCGGTTAGTCAATACGGAGCACAACCTGGTATGCCTTACCGTGATCAGATCGATAAGCATATCAGTGAAAACGGATGTCGACCATAA
- a CDS encoding LacI family DNA-binding transcriptional regulator has product MATIRDVANLAKVSVATVSRVLNDSGYVNNKTKTRVLEAMRELHYTPSTIARSLNNKRTKTIGLVVPDITNPFFPELARAVEDVAQHDGYTVILCNSDEHVEKERRYFEVLKQKYIDGVILASNADQNPDVYLQMPVVVLDRKVNERIPTVVAKNREGGRLAVQHLEDVGCTRIAHIAGPQRIKSAEDRKLGYLETVSDQPWYSPDYIVHAEFDIKHSEEATTELLAAHPEIDGIFAGNDLMAVGALKAIHRYGKKVPEDIAIIGFDNISLTTTLVPELSTIAQPLYEMGSLATRLLIQHIEQRGNHEHTDQHLDHDLNRCYELDIELIVRASTARKKHVTQMKALNIQE; this is encoded by the coding sequence ATGGCGACCATTCGGGATGTAGCCAACTTGGCAAAAGTGTCTGTGGCCACCGTCTCCCGTGTCTTAAACGACAGTGGTTATGTCAACAACAAAACCAAGACACGCGTGTTAGAGGCGATGAGAGAGCTTCACTACACACCAAGTACAATTGCTAGAAGTCTCAATAATAAGAGGACGAAAACGATAGGTTTGGTTGTGCCTGACATTACGAATCCGTTTTTTCCTGAGCTTGCTCGTGCCGTAGAAGACGTCGCACAACATGATGGCTACACCGTTATTCTCTGCAACTCAGACGAGCATGTAGAGAAGGAGCGACGGTATTTTGAAGTCCTGAAGCAGAAGTATATAGACGGTGTGATCCTTGCATCAAATGCTGATCAAAATCCTGATGTTTATCTTCAGATGCCCGTTGTCGTCCTTGATCGCAAGGTGAATGAACGTATACCGACTGTCGTGGCAAAAAACCGAGAGGGGGGAAGGTTGGCTGTTCAACATCTCGAAGATGTAGGCTGTACGAGAATAGCGCATATAGCTGGGCCACAAAGGATAAAGTCAGCTGAAGATCGTAAGCTCGGCTACTTAGAGACCGTCAGTGATCAGCCTTGGTATTCCCCGGATTACATTGTTCATGCCGAGTTTGATATCAAACATTCAGAGGAAGCGACGACGGAACTTTTAGCCGCTCACCCTGAGATAGATGGTATATTTGCTGGTAATGACTTGATGGCCGTTGGTGCCTTAAAAGCGATTCACCGTTACGGTAAAAAGGTACCTGAAGATATAGCCATCATCGGATTTGATAATATATCATTGACAACCACTCTTGTTCCCGAGCTCAGTACAATCGCTCAACCCCTCTATGAAATGGGCTCATTGGCTACTCGGTTACTTATTCAACACATAGAACAACGAGGAAATCATGAACATACTGACCAACACCTCGATCATGATTTAAATCGATGTTACGAATTAGACATTGAACTCATAGTCAGAGCATCCACCGCTAGAAAAAAACATGTGACTCAGATGAAGGCATTAAACATTCAAGAATAG
- a CDS encoding DUF6884 domain-containing protein encodes MKRLCIVPCGSKKIWDIEPETGPTMAKDAYIGAFGKACQRYASQFFDHWVILSAKHGFLYPTDMIHEDYDVSFLSKSDEVIGIDRLTDQVQSKNLADFTEVHVLGGKKYRTVVEQVYNGDVQLKYPLQHCKGIGYMLQALNRANNEGKELI; translated from the coding sequence ATGAAAAGATTGTGTATCGTACCATGTGGCTCGAAGAAAATTTGGGATATCGAACCGGAGACAGGACCTACCATGGCAAAAGATGCTTATATTGGGGCTTTTGGTAAGGCGTGTCAACGCTATGCCAGCCAGTTTTTTGATCATTGGGTCATTCTATCAGCGAAGCATGGTTTTTTGTACCCCACAGATATGATACATGAAGACTATGATGTCTCTTTCCTTTCCAAATCTGACGAAGTGATCGGGATTGATAGACTTACAGATCAGGTTCAGAGTAAGAATCTAGCCGACTTTACGGAAGTTCACGTGCTAGGGGGAAAGAAATATCGGACCGTCGTTGAACAAGTCTATAATGGAGATGTACAACTAAAATATCCGTTGCAACATTGCAAGGGCATCGGGTATATGCTACAGGCTTTGAATCGAGCAAATAACGAAGGTAAAGAGCTCATATAA